The sequence below is a genomic window from Candidatus Protochlamydia naegleriophila.
TGGGGACATAGTCAGTTATATTATTTCCAATGCTTTTTATTGAAGGTTTAATTGAGGTAGAAGCTGCTTTTACTTCTTGTTTCATCAAGCATTTTGCCATTTTGGCTTCAAGAGGCGCTAGTCTACTAAGTCTTGCACAATAAGTAACAGCCTTGACAGCTCCAGTAATAGCTACGGCTAAACTTGCTAATTCTAAGCCAAGTAAACTTGTATCTCGTGCTGCTTGATAAGTGGCATTTTTTGCATCAATACCCATGGTTTCTTGCACAAATCCATCGAGAGCAGCTATTTGAGTGTTTTGTGAGGTAATATGGGCTTGATAGATGAGTAGTTTTTCCTCCATAGAAACATCTAAATTGTCCATGCCAATAATTAAGAATAAAGAGTGAAAATCTTGGCAAGTATTAGCAACAAAATTAACGCAGCCATGTACAAAGCCAGCCACTGCAGACTCAAACCATTCCTGTTTTTGTACGTTAAGCCATGCATCATTACCGGCATTATCGCCAAACACAGGCGAGTATTCATTAGAGATACCATCAAAATAATTAGGATTGGTTGCTACATTGCAGCCATCGCGGTACGCTTCGCCGACAAGACCATAGGCATCAAAGGCAGAAAGGGGACTGTGATGCAAGTAGGCATAGAGGTTGGGGCCATCGGCAAAACCGAGGGGATCAGTTGTTGTCCAGCGTCCGTTGCTTGGATCATAAAAGCGTCTGCCGAAGTAGACCCAGCCTGTTTCCGGATCGACCCGCTTGCTGGCAAAGCGCCATGGATTGCCCACTTCAGAGGTTTGAATGATAGCGCTTTGCGCGTTGATGAGGGTTTCCTCGCCAAACGTGGTATAGCGATAGGCCTCGCAAGGCTTGCCTGTAGTGGCATCAATGAGGCCAACGACATGTCCTTGATGGTCATGAGTGGGCGCGAAGGCGCGTCCTTTGATTTCGATGGCAACGGCAGCGCCAAGCTATACTGAAATTCTCGTGGATATTTTCTAAAGAAAAATCAGCAATCGTCTTCAGGAGATTTGATTGTTTTTAATTGATCTCCAATAAGCGTTTCAAGTTTATGAAGGCCTTCATCGATGATTCTAATGTCTTTTTGATCTAAATGTTCTTTTTCATCGGCAAGAGCAAATGCGTAGACTTCTTCTAAATCAAGCCAACTAGTTCTAAGATCTGCTTTC
It includes:
- a CDS encoding RHS repeat-associated core domain-containing protein; protein product: MEIKGRAFAPTHDHQGHVVGLIDATTGKPCEAYRYTTFGEETLINAQSAIIQTSEVGNPWRFASKRVDPETGWVYFGRRFYDPSNGRWTTTDPLGFADGPNLYAYLHHSPLSAFDAYGLVGEAYRDGCNVATNPNYFDGISNEYSPVFGDNAGNDAWLNVQKQEWFESAVAGFVHGCVNFVANTCQDFHSLFLIIGMDNLDVSMEEKLLIYQAHITSQNTQIAALDGFVQETMGIDAKNATYQAARDTSLLGLELASLAVAITGAVKAVTYCARLSRLAPLEAKMAKCLMKQEVKAASTSIKPSIKSIGNNITDYVPKSTETGKPLPLPRNKHGANIPSSNSPHTQIGIRSSDKGDYKQTRQWGYDGKEIKTTDWTDHGTPNIHPNPHDHLATPNPTGGTPGRGDAVPFQIIINP